In the genome of Hippoglossus hippoglossus isolate fHipHip1 chromosome 12, fHipHip1.pri, whole genome shotgun sequence, one region contains:
- the cdk5rap2 gene encoding CDK5 regulatory subunit-associated protein 2 isoform X6, translating to MDSFAGDDVTLPVDINGSCRLPDSIDAGEYSTDSMTAPSFPEKMSPIKALTMKDYENQITALKKENFNLKLRIYFMEERMQQKCDDSTEDIFKTNIELKVELESMKRELAEKQELLVSASKALESLAGRESGESQRAREKAQREMDALRDAFNKRIADLEQCLQTAQEEVGEMAAIAEQQKCKNINMEKQLQALGQPSTLTPIAVPSAVHDLQQALQEKDIFIEQLKMTVKNQEAWINHKKSSDQQMDAPSSDHLKQLSELIGKKDQELEALRDELHNKEDRGLPDHQSEVSRLESVNKHLTEELKQTKSTNEKLTKTLEEIQTQYKALSGKLEQKDNELSLEEKNSLKRDKTIQGLTLVLREKEKEIAELCHEIEDRDDALAKAREAAHKAQLQKYQGAEEHQNLLMSKQTELSQLQGEHHVKVLEAQKLQRALDRKEQELADLQQAKDQLEVELEDLQQQKKKGDKALNDLNNQLKKLSGEIGERESALEQQYEELLDQTNRRVQAHEVTIQRLTSTLADKEQQLQEYINMVRDFEQSKSPGGNDNVLSKLRQRLKEKEKALEQALDEKFAAIEEKDNEIHQLQLSLREKERDLDRLNNLLSHNEETINSFDSLIKEKDVELQHLVNTLKNLQRAKQDVEDNLNRSLREKDSIISQLQLSLEGKTKDMEEMAKSMLSQSQTNAHDLAEQMGQRLKVTEVMLAEAVKARERLVADNESAVEGLLATISSKDQLLKESAEHYNRMLSERTQDIQQLKRQLSDRQQELATADKQSSVRAQEDCLETANLRALLAEKDSLINKLLQHGQERDQFQAEPDRVLELRQTIQIMQEKLEERDAELYRRNGEDNVENVPLSKKTVVILKTELAQRTEALNKALKRENELKISLAELQSLLSELEGRSEGQTANIDSLTSTLKTKDEIINVLHQRLGQRGDSRGDHMHNQVIGSGVERSFPGLPQRERTMIGGDSQHEALPNLIALQQEHDALNKALRAEQQLYSSLVRTVKEQDSAQRLHALQLELTAVQLLRQQLEESIKTNEELKDDLEREIHRAKLGEGMDLTDPKEVESMRHQLEDAQRWNTSLQARLGAIQNRGGGVGGANDGGDTLSFIGDQTSYMSICVGEGQDDSLCQLSPQALKQKVLDLQDCVSRLQTVNNDLHSRLSLLEKSEHDASSKGGTDVVSPWNQQLKKTHSDRKHHPGKDKESQTDIKLGQMVSGKQFGNESMDSGLGQSREHPQSGNNTLDTGERAQKKGDVMALKSLLTDCGATSVSHLREKLLRLTSENVALRGLLKEQKSAECKEKESTDASGNSSDGQAELRQSMETLLVEVSNEKGEKNSHEVPDGETPVTTEVVVSTAGGMERPKTKGPGQPHIQSGKQDVTRHGAGLKSRLPVPVRLRVETGSSSSSSRQSSRPEHLRTDALPNPHSDDVFGSDQQLHADADFSISLQQSTSTSQNSSGPAGLDNTQADSVLFTQLELLHQECQEKEALINKLSEQLADWEELHTQLQEKEQLNHQYVEALQAAESTIAYLTACSLDNQGGFGSHTSLGGGSGSVGSDAALHSRCMELQKALQDKEELHNQLIELVNMAEKAITCSNSQEKNPEIRDLCIQIDGALQQVNASANRDSLRGVSGGTNASMQEMQRHTDSLQEALWEQNRLNAELREKLRDADAAAKQGYNSNSAGQDGKRSRQIAAEKGSEEHDGAMGSSGDTSLTQDLTKAVMNCLSATESAIASLAEHCTNPGSLTSARSSQITSDLQMNLNKLQRALQEREELGESTQIKTTKSSSNCSTAAAGTKGQLTRDLHQNLCLLCKVFTDLSHRMSELQTSLKEETGHREESEAHRAVQDGKGLPPNVQAQLESLHKALREKKKACKSLEEKLATALTETTSPQTARKALEQDDKGVQVDLQDLGYETSGKSENDREESSSTDLEVGVNPSCSASSLPSLLKHEQATFSSTENLDSTSSTPYPSSPALSSAKVSLKSLQVYDEYGVSENPLQLQGQVRELKVQLENQTKLILQMQNLLRRNSLSSDLIANASDHSAVIRDQEGTQKRERCQDSSYRLVQQREKKEGENQAMKDKTSCLNVDQERERTLNKSITEQLPQTRSRSASPARLDSLVQSQARELSQLRQQIKESRGLGALQRRQLEELSNAFKELLQASKVDFYMGEVVKEQLDKSLNLLDRLEGRLDKGESHLDNEDVAALELSRSLEELQQGSHSLLSYEDMREPPDSPARIQLELDHLRLELEGDRELLQQSISVLVQQNLSLAESTREQLDLLAKELQEKNRLIQALQSQFRSQTPSSHHSSHSDLYHSDRTSSSCHSTQGGSRSPSQRHSSDWMGAAVPPVGGAQVEGLSSHRGAASRLQGLQRENGRLQEQLRGKEELNATLRTELDLHRSIISQNSPYHQKRDQGQDKQGSGPQTEAHKVDKDTAPKTSHEQHSTMNSDLLAEHLQEIRALRQRLEESIRTNDRLREQLERRLAEVEKDPATNIFIHGNEEQGHLANEVRFLRGQNQALKEELNQGSRDKQKENEKLRESLARRSAKLEQSRKESEALRQENNRLQERLEHISQENSELQDSLHYRQEELHRLQCEVKLQRQQLSDCQHLLQSLRVELQVYEKIETDNHKHNAESSETNQEPLPVPSSGSVDLSELLTEIRHLRLQLERSIQTNTALRQRLEEQLLRGPNRSETININYLLSSPDEGGRSPGREGCDLHHSFQSYNERTNVLDEKRRARSDVDGGSFSSSSGDSYALSRLVPGHRMWANRNGRHVLGLIEDYNALRKQISDGRKLSRSMDTQLQECLHTVRQQSSDKKVMEQQHLKSLSSSTNTIQHVLEEAGRLLKLVWRVSLPAGNTAGDSGNNQQQDELLKNEIARLKSRLSQQERMLSGAVKRLRSTNQLKEGMERVIIDQLSLTHGVLKKARGNLETNYCTLSGLKGLSGGPDEGGSSHWPIGGTREPERRSAPVSRSTAGQHSESSDDTSLHCSF from the exons CTGCAGACTGCCAGACTCCATAGATGCTGGAGAATATTCTACAGACAGCATGACAG CGCCGTCCTTTCCTGAAAAGATGTCACCTATCAAAGCTCTCACCATGAAGGACTATGAGAAT CAAATCACAGCTCTGAAGAAAGAGAACTTTAACCTGAAGCTGCGCATTTACTTCATGGAGGAGCGCATGCAGCAGAAATGTGACGACTCCACCGAGGACATATTCAAAACG AACATTGAGCTGAAGGTGGAGTTGGAGTCTATGAAGAGGGAGCTGGCAGAGAAACAAGAACTGCTAGTGTCTGCATC gAAAGCGTTGGAAAGTCTGGCTGGTCGAGAATCAGGAGAATCCCAGCGTGCGAGAGAAAAAGctcagagagagatggatgccCTCCGAGATGCATTTAACAAGAGGATAGCTGACTTAGAACAG TGTCTGCAAACAGCTCAGGAAGAGGTTGGGGAGATGGCCGCCATTGCTGAGCAGCAAAAGTGCAAGAACattaacatggagaagcagctcCAAGCCCTGGGTCAACCAAGCACCTTAACCCCTATCGCAGTCCCCAGTGCAGTCCACGACCTGCAGCAGGCCCTGCAGGAAAAAGACAT CTTTATTGAGCAACTCAAGATGACTGTAAAGAACCAAGAAGCTTGGATCAATCATAAGAAAAGTTCGGATCAACAGATGGATGCACCGTCATCTGATCATCTTAAACAGTTGTCTGAGCTCATTGGCAAGAAAGACCAGGAACTGGAG gcaCTGAGGGACGAGCTACATAACAAGGAGGACAGAGGACTACCTGACCACCAG AGTGAGGTTAGCCGATTGGAGTCTGTCAATAAACACCTGACTGAAGAgctcaaacagacaaaaagcacCAACGAGAAGCTGACAAAAACACTGGAGGAAATCCAAACTCAGTACAAG GCCCTGTCAGGGAAGTTGGAGCAGAAGGACAATGAACTCAGCTTGGAGGAGAAAAATTCTCTGAAGCGAGACAAAACAATCCAGGGGTTGACTCTGGTCctcagagaaaaggaaaaagag ATTGCAGAGCTGTGTCATGAGATTGAGGACAGGGATGACGCTCTAGCCAAGGCTAGAGAGGCAGCACATAAAGCTCAACTACAGAAATACCAG GGAGCAGAGGAACACCAAAACCTAttaatgtcaaaacaaacagagctgtCCCAACTCCAGGGGGAACACCATGTCAAAGTGCTTGAAGCACAAAAGCTACAGCGTGCCCTGGACAGAAAGGAGCAAGAGCTGGCTGACTTGCAGCAGGCAAAGGACCAACTGGAGGTAGAACTGGAGGACCTgcaacagcagaagaagaaaggagacaaAGCCCTGAAT GATCTTAACAATCAGCTGAAGAAGCTAAGCGGTGAGAttggggagagggagagtgctCTGGAGCAGCAGTACGAGGAGCTGCTGGATCAAACCAATAGAAGAGTGCAGGCCCATGAGGTCACCATCCAGCGGCTCACATCCACCCTGGCTGATaaagagcagcagctacag GAGTACATAAATATGGTCAGAGACTTTGAGCAAAGCAAAAGCCCAGGAGGAAACGACAATGTGCTTTCCAAGCTGCGGCAAAGactgaaagaaaaggagaaggcTCTGGAG CAAGCGCTGGATGAGAAGTTTGCTGCCATTGAagagaaagacaatgagattcaccagctgcagctgtctctaagggagaaggaaagagacCTGGACAGGCTAAATAACTTGCTATCTCACAACGAGGAAACAATCAAT AGTTTCGATAGTCTGATTAAAGAGAAggatgtggagctgcagcatctTGTAAACACACTCAAGAACCTTCAGAGAGCCAAGCAAGATGTAGAAGATAACCTGAACAGGTCACTGAGAGAGAAGGACTCCATCATCAGCCAGCTACAGCTCTCGCTGGAGGGCAAGACAAAGGACATGGAG GAAATGGCCAAATCCATGCTAAGCCAGTCACAAACTAATGCACATGACCTTGCTGAACAGATGGGCCAGAGGTTAAAAGTCACAGAGGTTATGTTGGCTGAGGCTGTTAAAGCCAGGGAAAGGCTGGTTGCAGACAATGAGAGCGCCGTGGAAGGTCTGTTGGCTACAATCAGCAGCAAGGACCAACTTCTCAAG GAGTCTGCTGAACACTACAACCGCATGTTGTCGGAGCGTACACAAGACATTCAGCAACTGAAGAGGCAGCTTTCTGACAGGCAGCAGGAGCTTGCCACTGCTGACAAGCAAAGCTCTGTAAGAGCCCAGGAGGATTGTTTAGAGACTGCAAACCTCCGAGCACTGCTTGCTGAAAAAGACAGCCTCATCAAC AAACTTCTGCAGCATGGTCAGGAGAGAGACCAGTTTCAGGCAGAGCCGGATCGTGTGTTGGAGCTCAGACAAACTATCCAAATCATGCAGGAGAAGTTGGAAGAGAGGGATG CTGAGCTGTATAGAAGGAACGGTGAGGATAATGTGGAAAACGTTCCACTCTCCAAGAAGACAGTCGTCATCCTGAAGACGGAGCTAGCACAGAGAACTGAGGCACTGAACAAAGCCCTGAAGAGGGAGAATGAACTGAAG ATCTCATTGGCGGAGCTACAGTCTTTACTGTCTGAGCTGGAGGGTCGCAGTGAAGGTCAGACTGCTAATATTGATTCACTGACTTCCACTCTGAAGACCAAGGATGAGATTATCAAT GTTCTTCACCAGCGCCTCGGGCAGAGGGGGGACAGTCGGGGTGATCATATGCATAATCAGGTTATTGGCTCTGGCGTGGAAAGATCATTCCCTGGACTCCCACAAAGAGAGAGAACCATGATCGGTGGAGACAGCCAGCATGAG GCTTTGCCCAACCTTATAGCCCTGCAACAGGAACATGATGCTCTGAACAAAGCCCTGAGAGCTGAACAACAGCTCTACTCCAGCCTGGTCAGGACTGTAAAAGAGCAGGACAG TGCCCAGCGTCTCCACGCTCTGCAGCTGGAACTGACTGCAGTGCAGCTCCTCAGGCAGCAGCTAGAGGAGAGCATCAAAACTAATGAGGAGCTCAAGGATGACTTGGAGAGAGAGATACACAGAGCCAAACTCGGAGAAG GCATGGACCTCACTGATCCTAAAGAAGTCGAGAGCATGAGACATCAGCTCGAAGATGCACAGCGCTGGAATACCTCTCTGCAGGCTCGCTTAGGAGCAATCCAGAACCGTGGAGGAGGGGTTGGTGGGGCCAATGATGGTG GCGACACTTTGAGTTTCATTGGCGATCAGACTTCCTACATGAGTATATGTGTGGGGGAGGGGCAGGATGACAGCTTGTGTCAACTCTCTCCACAAGCGCTAAAGCAGAAG GTGCTGGACCTGCAGGATTGTGTAAGCAGACTACAGACTGTAAACAACGACTTGCACAGCCGACTGTCGCTGCTGGAGAAGTCAGAGCATGATGCTTCCAGCAAGGGGGGAACAGACGTGGTCAGCCCCTGGAATCAG CAGCTAAAGAAGACGCACAGTGACAGGAAGCATCACCCTGGTAAGGACAAAGAGAGCCAGACAGACATCAAACTAGGACAG ATGGTGTCTGGAAAACAATTTGGTAATGAGAGTATGGACAGTGGCCTCGGCCAGAGTAGAGAACATCCTCAGTCTGGCAACAACACTTTGGACACTGGAGAGAGAGCACAGAAGAAAGGAGATGTAATGGCACTAAAATCCCTGCTGACTGATTGTGGGGCTACATCAGTCTCACACCTTAg agagaagctgctcagACTGACATCAGAAAATGTGGCGCTGCGGGGTCTACTGAAGGAACAAAAATCTGCAGAgtgtaaagaaaaagagagcacGGATGCCTCAGGGAACAGCAGTGATGGACAGGCTGAATTGAGGCAGAGTATGGAAACACTGCTTGTCGAGGTGTCAAATGAAAAGGGAGAGAAGAACTCCCATGAAGTGCCAGATGGAGAGACTCCTGTCACAACAGAGGTAGTTGTCAGCACTGCCGGGGGGATGGAGAGGCCAAAAACTAAAGGACCAGGCCAGCCACACATCCAGAGTGGAAAGCAGGATGTCACAAGGCATGGG GCTGGTCTCAAATCTCGCCTTCCTGTTCCCGTGAGACTCAGAGTGGAGACtggcagtagcagcagcagcagcaggcagtcTTCTAGACCTGAGCACCTGAGAACTGACGCACTTCCCAACCCTCATTCAGATGATGTGTTTGGGTCTGATCAGCAATTGCACGCAGACGCTGACTTCTCAATATCTCTCCAGCAAAGCACTTCCACTTCACAGAATAGCAGTGGTCCAGCAGGGTTGGACAACACCCAGGCTGACTCTGTGCTTTTCACTCAGCTGGAGCTCCTCCACCAGGAGTGTCAGGAGAAAGAAGCCCTGATCAACAAGCTCAGTGAGCAGCTTGCTGATTGGGAAGAGCTCCACACTCAGCTTCAGGAAAAGGAACAGCTTAATCACCAGTATGTTGAGGCCCTACAGGCTGCAGAATCAACTATTGCTTACCTGACTGCCTGCAGTCTGGACAACCAGGGAGGATTTGGGTCACACACCAGTTTGGGAGGAGGTTCTGGTTCTGTGGGTTCAGATGCTGCCCTCCACAGTCGATGCATGGAGCTGCAGAAAGCCCTACAGGACAAGGAGGAGCTTCACAACCAGCTTATTGAGCTCGTGAACATGGCAGAGAAAGCCATCACCTGCTCCAACAGCCAGGAAAAGAATCCAGAAATCAGGGATCTTTGCATACAGATAGATGGCGCCCTACAGCAGGTAAATGCATCCGCAAACAGAGACAGCCTAAGAGGTGTTTCTGGAGGCACTAACGCCTCAATGCAGGAGATGCAACGACACACAGACTCTTTGCAGGAGGCACTTTGGGAGCAGAACAGGCTCAATGCAGAGCTGAGGGAAAAACTGAGGGATGCAGACGCTGCTGCAAAACAGGGCTACAACAGTAACAGTGCTGGCCAGGATGGTAAACGTTCAAGGCAGATAGCAGCAGAGAAGGGCTCAGAGGAACACGATGGGGCAATGGGAAGTTCTGGTGACACTAGTTTAACTCAGGATTTGACAAAAGCTGTAATGAACTGCCTTAGTGCAACTGAGTCTGCCATTGCCTCTCTAGCAGAACACTGTACAAATCCTGGATCCTTGACTTCTGCTAGATCATCACAGATCACCTCTGACCTGCAGATGAATTTAAACAAACTTCAGAGAGCCCTGCAAGAGAGGGAAGAACTGGGAGAATCCACCCAgataaaaacaaccaaatcCAGCAGCAACTGTTCCACCGCTGCAGCTGGTACAAAGGGACAACTTACCAGAGACCTCCATCAAaatctctgtctcctctgcaaGGTCTTCACTGATCTCTCTCACAGGATGTCTGAATTGCAGACTTCCTTAAAAGAAGAGACAGGCCATAGAGAGGAGAGCGAGGCCCACAGGGCAGTGCAGGATGGAAAGGGATTACCACCAAATGTTCAGGCCCAGCTAGAGTCTCTCCACAAGGCactgagagagaagaagaaagcatGTAAAAGCCTGGAGGAGAAACTAGCCACCGCTCTTACCGAGACAACCTCCCCTCAAACTGCACGGAAAG CTCTGGAGCAGGATGACAAAGGCGTGCAGGTGGATTTGCAAGACCTGGGTTACGAAACCAGTGGCAAGAGTGAGAACGATAGGGAAGAGAGCAGTAGCACAG ATCTAGAGGTTGGTGTGAACCCGAGTTGTAGTGCCTCCAGCCTGCCTTCCCTGCTGAAACACGAACAGgccaccttctcctccactgaAAACCTGGACTCAACCTCCAGCACACCGTATCCAAGTTCCCCAGCTCTCAGCTCAGCCAAG gtcagTCTGAAAAGCCTTCAGGTCTATGACGAGTACGGTGTTTCTGAAAATCCTCTCCAGCTTCAGGGACAAGTGAGAGAGCTGAAGGTCCAGCTGGAAAACCAGACCAAACTCATCCTCCAAATGCAAAACCTTCTGCGTAGGAACTCCCTCTCCAGTGACCTTATTGCCAACGCCTCTGACCACTCCGCAGTCATCAGGGATCAAGAAGGGACACAGAAACGGGAGCGTTGCCAGGATAGTAGCTACAGACTTGTGCAgcaaagggagaaaaaggagggagagaaccAGGCGATGAAGGATAAAACCAGCTGTCTGAATGTGGAccaggaaagagagaggacaCTGAACAAAAGCATAACCGAACAGCTGCCACAGACCCGCAGCCGCTCTGCATCACCTGCCCG ACTGGACTCCCTGGTGCAGTCACAAGCCAGGGAGCTGTCACAACTGAGGCAGCAGATCAAGGAGAGCCGGGGACTGGGAGCCCTGCAGCGCCgacagctggaggagctgagcaATGCCTTCaaggagctgctgcaggccaGCAAAGTCGACTTCTACATGGGGGAGGTGGTCAAAGAGCAGCTGGACAAGAGCCTGAATCTTCTAGACAGGCTGGAGGGACGGCTGGACAAAg GAGAGTCTCATCTGGATAATGAGGATGTGGCGGCTCTGGAACTGTCTCGCAG TCTTGAGGAGCTTCAGCAGGGATCACATTCACTGCTGTCCTATGAGGACATGAGAGAGCCTCCTGACAGCCCTGCTAGAATCCAGCTGGAGTTAGATCATCTGCGTTTGGAGCTAGAGGGCGAtagagagctgctgcagcagagcatcAGCGTCCTCGTACAACAAAACCTCAGCCTGGCTGAAAGCACCAGGGAGCAGCTGGACCT gtTGGcaaaagagctgcaggagaagaaccGTCTCATCCAGGCCCTGCAGAGCCAGTTCAGAAGCCAAACTCCCAGCAGCCACCACAGCTCTCACTCTGACCTGTACCACTCTGACAGGACCTCTTCCTCCTGCCATAGCACACAAGGTGGCAGTCGATCTCCAA GCCAGCGACACTCCTCTGATTGGATGGGAGCAGCTGTTCCACCTGTAGGTGGAGCTCAGGTGGAAGGTTTGTCCAGTCACAGGGGCGCTGCCAGCAGACTGCAGGGCCTGCAGAGGGAGAACGGGCgactgcaggagcagctgagaggCAAAGAGGAGCTCAACGCCACCCTGCGCACTGAACTGGACCTGCATCGATCAATTATTTCCCAAAACAGCCCGTACCATCAGAAACGGGATCAAGGCCAGGACAAGCAGGGGTCAGGGCCTCAGACAGAAGCTCATAAAGTCGACAAAGACACTGCCCCAAAGACTTCTCACGAGCAGCATAGCACGATGAATTCAG ACCTGCTGGCAGAACATCTGCAGGAGATTCGAGCTCTGCGACAACGTCTGGAGGAGAGCATCCGCACCAACGACCGTCTCAGGGAACAGCTGGAGAGGAGACTGGCCGAGGTGGAGAAAGACCCAG CCACCAACATCTTCATCCATGGCAATGAGGAGCAGGGGCATCTGGCTAATGAAGTGCGATTTCTCAGGGGACAAAACCAAGCCCTGAAGGAAGAGCTCAACCAGGGGTCTCgag ACAAGCAGAAGGAGAACGAGAAGCTACGCGAGTCTCTGGCCAGACGGTCTGCCAAACTagagcagagcaggaaggaGTCTGAAGCACTGAGGCAGGAAAATAACCGACTTCAGGAGAGGCTGGAGCACATTAGCCAAGAAaactcagagctgcaggattcactgCACTACAGACAAGAGGAGCTGCAtag GTTGCAGTGTGAGGTGAAGCTCCAGAGGCAGCAGCTGTCTGACTGCCAGCATCTTCTCCAGTCACTGCGAGTGGAGCTGCAAGTTTATGAAAAAATCGAGACTGATAATCATAAACACAACG CAGAATCCAGTGAGACAAACCAGGAGCCACTTCCTGTCCCGTCCTCCGGCTCTGTGGACCTGAGCGAGCTGCTGACAGAGATCCGACACCTGCggctgcagctggagaggagCATCCAGACCAACACGGCTCTGAGGCAGagactggaggagcagctgctccGAGGACCCAACCGCTCGGAAACCATCAACATCAACTACCTGCTGTCTTCTCCAG ATGAAGGGGGCAGGTCACCAGGTCGTGAAGGCTGTGATCTTCATCACTCATTTCAGTCTTACAACGAACGTACCAATGTCCTGG ATGAGAAGCGTCGTGCTCGTTCAGATGTGGACGGCGGgtccttcagcagcagctctggtgaCTCTTACGCTCTATCCCGTCTGGTGCCGGGTCACAGGATGTGGGCCAATCGCAACGGCCGCCACGTTTTAGGTCTGATTGAGGACTACAACGCTCTGCGGAAGCAGATCTCAGACGGTCGTAAGCTGTCGCGCAGCATGGACACACAACTGCAGGAGTGTCTGCACACAGTCAGGCAGCAGAGCTCTGACAA AAAGGTGATGGAACAGCAGCATCTGAAGAGTTTGTCCAGCAGCACGAATACCATTCAGCATGTGTTGGAGGAGGCCGGGCGACTGCTCAAACTGGTGTGGAGAGTCTCTCTGCCAGCTGGGAACACTGCAGGGGACAGTGGCAACAACCAGCAG CAGGACGAGCTGTTGAAAAACGAGATAGCCAGACTGAAAAGCCGGCTGTCGCAGCAGGAGAGGATGCTGAGTGGAGCCGTGAAGCGCCTCCGCAGCACCAACCAGCTCAAAGAGGGAATGGAGAGGGTCATCATCGATCAGT TGTCTCTAACTCATGGAGTGTTGAAGAAAGCCAGGGGAAACTTAGAG ACAAATTACTGTACCCTCTCTGGCCTGAAGGGCCTGTCTGGAGGACCAGACGAAG GAGGTTCCAGTCACTGGCCAATAGGAGGCACTAGAGAGCCTGAGCGGAGGAGTGCACCGGTTTCCAGAAGCACTGCAGGCCAACACTCGGAGTCCTCAGATGATACCTCTCTGCACTGCAGCTTCTAA